The Leucobacter chromiiresistens genome has a window encoding:
- a CDS encoding MarR family winged helix-turn-helix transcriptional regulator, with protein MTAQRFSNAQGTDASGADASDSDALARDLTRVSGRFARIAGRVAGRGYSLIAWRVLLGLEQSGPARISTLAHEQRVAQPSMTGLVQRLEGEGWVARAPDPADGRATLVSITPAGSAALVDYLGAAAERLRPHLEALSEFDRATLARAAELLHQLGDRIDDPSGERRERPAAGSP; from the coding sequence ATGACCGCCCAGCGCTTCTCGAATGCCCAGGGCACCGATGCTTCGGGTGCCGATGCTTCGGACTCCGATGCACTCGCCCGCGACCTCACTCGCGTCTCGGGGCGCTTCGCGCGCATCGCCGGGCGCGTCGCCGGTCGCGGATACTCCCTCATCGCCTGGCGCGTGCTCCTCGGGCTCGAGCAGTCGGGCCCCGCGCGCATCAGCACGCTCGCCCACGAGCAGCGCGTCGCGCAGCCCTCGATGACCGGGCTCGTGCAGCGGCTCGAGGGGGAGGGGTGGGTGGCGCGCGCACCCGATCCCGCCGACGGCCGCGCCACACTGGTCTCCATCACCCCCGCCGGCAGCGCGGCGCTCGTCGACTACCTCGGCGCCGCCGCCGAGCGGCTGCGCCCCCACCTCGAGGCCCTCTCCGAGTTCGACCGAGCCACCCTCGCCCGCGCCGCCGAGCTGCTGCACCAGCTCGGCGACCGCATCGACGATCCATCGGGGGAGCGCCGGGAGCGCCCCGCCGCCGGATCGCCGTAG